Within Coffea arabica cultivar ET-39 chromosome 4e, Coffea Arabica ET-39 HiFi, whole genome shotgun sequence, the genomic segment TAGAGAATATTAGGTTATTTAATTAGacaagaattttgaacataattaacaaatgaTGGTAGATATGGTAAataagataaggtagttgaagtaattctgttgattcttatcagaattaagcattcagttaagATTCTTGTACTAAAAAATTACAAACAagttaagcaaataaatttttatttatcaaacacccaaaacatcgaaatatctaaaaaaattcaattcaagcattttttattttatcaaacagacccttaatACATATTTTCTAATGTTTCTAACTAGTGCCCCATGTTTGATGGACTCTTTGTTGGACACTCAGGAGCATGTATTGGCCCGCTGGGCCTACTAAATAGAGACCACCAACCAAATTTCCATCGAATCAGGTCAATtataccaaaaataaataaataaataaataaaaaggggaCACGATAAAGGCGAAGGGTAAAAGGAAGGAGTCAGGAGGACTGTAGGGTTGGGGGATCTGGAGAGGAAATCTTGAAGTCTGAAATCAAATCGgaaacaaataagaaagaagatTTTAGTAGAAATGGCGATGAGGAACGCTTACAGAGAGATGAAAGGACTGAAGGTGAAGGAAGTCCCGGCGAAGCTGAAGCCCTATTTCACGGTGGACTACCTCAAGAACGCCGTCCAGAGGGGCCTCGACAACTACCACGCTAAGTACATCCAGACCAGTTCTTTCGACCCCGTCTATCACGTCTGCATTGGCGGGATGATCTTCTCCTATCTCGTCGCTCTTCCCGAGGAGCGTCGCCACCTCGAGCACAAGCAGCATGCCGCCGATCACCACTGATTGACTTTTCTTCCCAtcatttccttccttttttccaaaaagaaacaaaggttTCTACTTAAAACTCTTCCAAATGCCTTACCTATTTTCCTTGTTTGTTTGTAAAATAAAAAGTGCACTATAATGTTTATACTAGTATCACTTTTCACATTCCCCACCCTTGCCCGGTTTTAAAAGATAAGATGATTGCCGCAATTAATGTTGAATTCCTTGCTGTATGtgcttaaataaaaaaaaagaaaaaagaaaagaaaagaaaattttgcttgCTGTGTGCGAACCCTAGGGAGATGTTGACTTTTGGTTTGTCATGTGAACTTCCTTAAAGTTGCTGTGAGCAAGCGATCTTTTTACCCTTATGGTAACTGCTTTCTCCTGCTGCTACTAACCTCAGCCCTAAGCCTATAACTGCAAATCACAGTAGTGTGTAAGATGTATTTCAGAATTTATGAATCTTTATGTGGGATCTAATCTACTACTTAGTAATAAGTAAGTTAACAAGAGAATGAATACTTATCTGGGTTGGAGTTCCCTATCGTTGTATTGGAACAGAAATCTGTGTGTTGAGCTCTACAATCAACGTAACCTACTATTTATTCTGTTTTAGAAATTTCTATCTATCAATTGTTACCCATCTTTTTCCGAGTTCATCAATGTTGTTGTCTTATTGAACAACTCTCCAGGATAATCTGCAGTACTTCAACTTATTTTTAGATTTGCATCATCTTTTTTTACCTTGATGCATTTGTTGTGTTCTGGCTACTTTTGGATTTGCTCCCTCTTTATGTCCATGCCCTGTGAGGTGCAACTTCTTACGTAAAGAAATAGTCTAGCTCTTTGCAGAAAACTTGACTTGTAAATCTGAAAGCCAGTGACTCGCTGTTTATGCTCTTACATTGCATTTTAGTAATGAATGGTTCATGGATCTTGGGGTCACCCACCTCTATGTGCTTGTGTAACATTTCCCTTTCTGCGTGACCTAATCCTTGTACTGCCCTCTGTCTACAGCTTCAGCAAAGTCCTCAATTGGCTGTGTCTTTGAAGCAGTGGCAGTGAAGACCCATTTTTCTGTTTGTTTATGGTTTTGTGTATCTCCTTAAGATACATGTGTATTGCAGTGGAGCATTTGGCTGAAAAATAATTTGTTACATACTTGTTACTTTTAGTACGTATGACGCTTGGCTATTTCACTGCTATGTTGATGTTGATCTTCATTCTAATTGATTGGTGATTCTGGTCTTTGTTGATTTTTCCGCCTGGGAAGGTTCTTCTTATTTTCAATCGCTGTATTGACTTTGTTGTACTATAAAGGTTGCAAGTAGAGCATTAGCGCCATTAGGTGTCCTCCACCTCTAGGATTCTTCAAGCACAAGTACGATGGTCAAACGTGAGATTCGTATAGCCTTCCACTATGCGTCCAATTAGTTTTGGCATAAAACCCTTTAAACACCTCTAGCACTGCAATACCTTATCGGTATGTGAGCAGGTCCCAATGGTGTGCTGTTTTCCGGTATGCCTCAGGTGTAGCTGGTAAGACTCCCTAATCTTGATTGCCGACAATATTGCGGTTGCATTTAATTTGGATAGAATTTCGCAACATTAGAAGGCATGCATGGGCATTCTTACAGGGGTATTACTTCTATGTCTGGGTTGATTTGGTCAGTTCTGGATGGTCAATTATGTTTTACGACTTAGTTCAATTAACGTTGTTGTGGAGCAACTTGTATTATAGCATGAAATACGAAGGGAAAGATTTTGTATGGTGGGATTCAAAGTCAAGAATTGTATTCACACTGGATGGTATTGAGGGATATCGTGTAGTAAGGACAAGCCTCtctgactctctctctcttttatatCCGAAGAGCCAATTCCCCCCTCAGCTGTCTCAATCTATTATTTCCACTCTGCCTATGTGCTGATAAGAGAGCATTAGACATCTCAGAGCTCAGCCGGGGATTGGGAATGCGAGCCTGAGGTAACCTCTTCCACGGGACAAGAGGGTGGTCTTGACCTTGTCTGCTGTCTTCTCCATCGCCTCCCCTGCAAATTTTGCTGCTGATTTAGCAGAATCTTCCACGGTTACCTTGCTCTTGTCTAGGCTCATTCACTATAGCCTTTTTCACCAGCCCTCCAGAGTTCCCTCTAGGGGGATGGCTTCTCCCTGCTCATCCTTGGCCTTTAAAGCGTGGCGGGGAAGGGAGAAAATGCTCTTTATAGCGTGTCTTTTAACGGTAGGTTGTGGTGGGGAAGGTTCCTttgattcttcttcttgtacTTCGTCTTTTGGCCCGAATAAGTTCAGACTTGGTGGTTCCTTCTTGTTACCATAATAACTCGAGAAATACGAGAGAGGAAATCATATTGCAAGCAGCTGCTGCATTAGGTTTTTTGGGCTTATTATCCAGCTTCGGCACGTGGGAGTACGAAATTGTGGATGAATAGCTAATGCTATGCTTGGGGAGCTTGTATCTTTtgtatgatgatgatgatgatgataaatCTACTTAAtttctaaccaaaaaaaaaaatatatatatatatatatatatatatatatatacttaataATTAAACATACATATGCTAGAGGACAAGGGACTACGGTGAGCGAACGTGGATTCCTCCATTCTTCTGCACGTTCTTACAAGTAACAACCGCCACCAACTTCTCAAATTATTCTGACAATTTTTCCGCCGGGCCAACATAGCCCCACCTCTCACCGGCTCCCCTGCCTTGACGGCCTTAGTTTGAAAGGGATTTTCTGGAATCATTTTTTTTACCTTACATATATTAAGACGCTGCAGTATGTTTTTTTGTATAAGTTTCAGAAAATTGCAATTCAAACACAATCTGATGGTTAAAAGCTGTTTGTATCTTTTTATCTTGAAGACGCTTCTTAAAGAAATTGaatcctttttttaaaaaaaaaaaaaaaatagtagctACATCCATCTCTTCGGACTCTTTAACCTTTTGAAGAGGAGGGAGGCTGGGGTTGGGGAACCTTACCTGCCTGTAACAACTAACAACTGAATAGTTGGATAGTGAAAGTTAAAGGAGGGAATCAAACTGTGAACAACCCCGGAAATTATTAACCCCACAGCCCCAGTGAACGTCTGACCCCattgaaaaaatttataaaaaaaaaaaaaatgttttcatTGTATGAGTCGTACTTATCATATGTTTTTTCCAGATAGAAATTTGGTCGAATGTTCGTGTCCAAAATGTTGGGTTCGTGCTGCAAATCTCTCTATTAACTTGCAGATGTTTTGACTTTAGAAGCAACAGATTACTTTTAATCATTATTATTTATTAGTTTTCTAAAGTCTATTTTGTTCTTCAACTTTCTTAAGTTTTACACAATAATTAATGGCTTTGTTCTGCACCCTCTCGCGATGAGCAGGGATCATCGGTCAATTTAGTTCATATAGTTTGGCTGTAAAAAGCTACTACTATAACTCCGTAACGAGCCGTAGATAGAAGAATTCAATGAGGTCATCAGGGATTAAATGGTCATTCAGCTTACGCCGGCCCACCCGAGTCACGAGGAGGGTGTATTAAAATTACACTACTTATATGGCTAATGTTTATGGCATACATGAATGAATGTGTGtgcaaataataaaagaaatatgtgtcaattttttttttaactatattTGAAATCATATTCAAGAGAATTAGTTTTATGCTGGTGTAGTAGACATgtagaaaattcactaaaataaaatatataaataaataattgtTTAGTAGTAATTCATAGCCATAATTGATAGCTGTTAATAAAAATTAAGGTTCACTAAATAAgttgaaaaaacaaaataataagaaaTACATATTAGATGAAAGGATATAAAGCGCCACCAACAAAAATTTACACCAACACCTCCTTTTCcctttatatataaaaaaataatatataggTAGTAGTAAATATAGCATAGATTATATAAGGCAGAAATTGTAGTACGCTTGCATTTGGATATGCGCGGGAAGGAATAGCCATATGCATATAGCATTCCCCATACTAAACTAATGTATTATATACCTTCCTGGAttccagtaaaaaaaaaaaaaaaaagagtagagcAACTCCCATCATATTGCAGAGTCTAGATCGTGTAAGAGAAAGTGCAACGACTAGGGTGCATTCGATTTGAACAGAGTTCGAATAATGCACAATTCGAAATTGACTCGACATAAAAATATTTGATCTTGAGTTCGACTTCAGTTTACCTTATTCGTACTCGAACttgattttgaatttaattaaatctaatcgatTCTAATCAATTTCTATTGAGTCTATTCAAGCTCgcataataaaaatttaatattttatatataattttaaataaataatataatcgACATTTTACagcaataaaaataaaaaataaagaaatatatattataaaaagctCGATTAGACTCATTGATCCTTCATGTACAAGAATTTGGAACTTGAGTTCGATTTGTGAGATCAAATGAGCAACTCAAATTCCAGTTTGAACTCAATTAAAGTGAATTCAAATCGAGTTGTTGATTGAGTAGTTTGCGAGTTCAAGTTTAGCTATTTGATTTAGCATCACCCTTAGTGAAAACTAGTGAGAAGGTAGGAGTGGGGTTTGTTATTGTTGGCCTGTGTAGGTGTTATTAATTAGCATTAAGTTAAGTGCTTATTTCACCTTGctaattgatttttattttctaaactaTTTGTTGTTGATGGTACGGTACAACTGCAAAAGATACCACTTTGTAGATGCATCAGTTTAAACtagtgttttgaaaatcggattGGATTGACCGATTTGATCAATCAAACCACAAACTGGTCATGTCTTCGCTTCGATTCAGtgaataatttgaaaaataaattgaacTGATCgaactaagttttttttttaaaaaaaaagctgtcattaaaaaaaaatttaaaaaaaattatgtttttttaaaataagGTGTCAATTGCCGAAAACAATTATGCAATGACcgaaagaaatggaaaaaattatCCTCGTCATTGTATAGCATTGTGCGGCAACAGACAGGTTAAAATCTTAAAAAAGTTTTTTCTTCCTCATTGCATAATACTATGTGGCGACTgagaaacattttttttttaaaaaaggtgTCAAACAAAagaaggacaaaaaaaaaaaagttccccACATTTGATTGGAAGAGGTCCCCGAAAACCCCcacttttgagatattttttttagataattttgagaaattagcccttccttttcttgtaattctttcattttctctcgttacttaattttaattttctttttcctatttcAAAAATTCCAAACAGGCTCTCTAGTCGCATTgttaatttaaaaaaagaagaagaagaaaagttcGAATTAGGTTGAGTTGATAATGTGACGACCTTGAGACTTAACAACCAGAGTATTTATTATctctcgttttttttttttttttttaaatttctgtttcttTTAACTTTTAGTGTCCATGTTTTAGTAGTAGGTTGatgtatatataaattttttgaaaaatcgggATGTTGGAGGAGGTTATAGCCGGACGAGACAACCCACCCGTTGTTGCGGCACTCTGAAGATATAGTACTAGGAGGAGAAGGGGTACTTAGAGAGTAGAGAGAGAACAAAACTaaacagagaaagaaagaaatgaagtagATGTTGATGGGATCGCACCAGCAACGACTACAGCGACGacatcagcagcagcagcaaaatCCCAACCATCACTAACTGAACCCCAAATTACATCAATTAGAGTGAGACATCATCCCCCAAACCCCCATTTTCCTCTTTGCTCTTCCTCATCTCATCTCATCCCTTCGCATCTGTGTTTGTTGTGCTACTGCTACTATTCATATTCCATCAACCATCCCATTCTACTCCCATCTCATGTCTCCAGATCTGTATTTCCCTCAGGTTTCacccttctccttcctctaattgCTACTATTTCAGGTAAACCTCCCTCCCTTCACCTAATttgcttctctctctctcgctctcttattccttttgttattattatttttccatTCTCTTTGCTTTCTCATTCTCCATTGGTTATGCCCCCGATCTTTGGGTGTTTCTCTCCTTTTTGCTCCAAATGGTGAAATGGGTCTgccttgttttcttgatttcatgTCAAAGTTTGTACTTTTGTTTGAGGTCTGCCATTATGAACTGGATAAATGTATGCCAATTTACATAGCTGTCTGTTATGGTAGGGTTATCAAATTTAGGCAGTTTCTCCTCGAATTATTTCTCGCTGATTTGCATTCCTGGACTGCCCAGAGCTCAGAATGACTCGGTTGAAGCTTTAACGGTGGAAGGGGAAAATATACAAAAGGAAACCCTAGTGGAGTTGTTACTTCTTGGTCTGGTAAAAGGGCTGCTACCTatatattaagaaaaaatagaaaaaaaaatgttttatttggtTTGATCTAAGTCCCAGCTGTCTTACATCTCCATTTGGCCTTGCTGCTGACTTGTCtttattgattttgaagaaaacgaAATGCCAATCCTAGCTGTTGACTTGCTGCTGACTTGCGGTTCTTTGCCCTAGCTGTTGCTCGCTTCACGTTTGCAATATCTATTTGTGTATGTTGATTTATGCTTCTTTATGGAAAACTTTTGGTTTTGCAAAAGATGCAACAGTTGTTCTATGTGATCTACCCCCGATTATCACTAATCTATCAAGGCTGTCGAGTTGGTGTCTTTTTCAGGCTTTGTTTTGTCGACTTTCTCTACTTACATTTGTCAAAGATAGTGTGCATATATTAGAACATTCTTAGATACTTGTTGCTTCCAAATCTTTCATATGTTTAGTATTTGTTATGGTATCTGTTGATTATCTGTCTCTCTCTGCCTTCCTTTAACGTACTCTTTTGACCATCCCTATATTATTTCTTTCAAACTCATAGTGTGCTTGTTTGGGGTTTGTGTAGGAGTGTGTTGGATCAAATGAACGTAAATTTGTTTTGAGATCTATTTGTGAGAATCATAGTTGTGGCTATCCCCATGTAAATGATCTATTGGTTATAGTGTGGGTTGTACACTTTCATTGAAGAAACTTCCCTGAAATTAAGTCCGTGAATTTGAACTTTAAAACTTAGGTTTAAGCGTGAAGAGGGACCAATTGCAAGGGCTTGTCCTACATGATGTGCATTACTGTGAATAGGAAGTTCACAAAATATTTTGGGACTCAAATTGCAAGAAAGAAAGTTTTTGCTTCATGACATTCATCGTgcattttgagatttttttctCAATTAGTGATCTACCCTCTTATTTGGTTCATGCTACTGAGATATGGATAGCCATCCATTTTCTTCTTTGGATAATGAGGGAAAGCAGCTTCTGTTGCCACGTAATGACTGGTGCATGGTTTGTTTCTCAGTCAATTTGCCAGTTATTGTTATTGATTGCACACACCATAATTACCGTGTTGCTCTTATTTCAATAATTTTGTCGTGCATTCTGCAACATGAAGCATGTTTTTGACTGACAACATTTTCCTTGGCTCATATGGGGATATTAGATTTCAGAGCCACACATAACAGCTGCTACAGAACTTGTGCTTCATAAGTGCATGATAAGAACTCGGGATGGGTTCTAGATTTCCATCTCATCAGCTGAGCAATGGCTTGTATGTATCTGGCCGGCCTGAGCAGCCGAAAGAGCGGACACCAACCATGAGCTCTGTGGCCATGCCATACACTGGTGGTGATATCAAGAAGTCTGGAGAGCTTGGAAAGATGTTTGATATTCCTGTTGATGGCTCTAAGTCACGGAAATCTGGACCTGTAACCAATGCTCCTTCAAGGACTGGATCATTTGCTGGAGCTGCCTCACATTCAGGACCAATCAATCCTAATACTGCTGCTAGAGCCAGCTATTCCACCTCTGGTCCAGTATCATCTGCAGGAGCATCTGGTTCAGCATCAATGAAGAAATCAAATTCTGGGCCTTTGAGTAAACATGGGGAACCTATAAAAAAATCATCTGGCCCACAATCTGGTGGGGTCACCCCCCTTGCCCGCCAAAATTCCGGTCCACTCGCTCCAGTTCTTCCTACAACAGGACTAATTACTTCCGGTCCAATCTCTTCTGGTCCGTTGAATTCATCTGGTGCCCCACGTAAGGTCTCTGGTCCTTTGGACTCAATGGGGTCAGTCAAAGTACATGGTCCTTCTGTTGCTAACAACCCAGCTGTGACTACTCTTAGTCAAGAAGATGACTATTCCTTCAAGAGGAATTTTCCAAAGCCTATCCTGTGGGCAATGATCTTGCTGTTCATCATGGGTTTCATTGCTGGTGGCTTTATCCTTGGAGCCGTGCACAATGCTATTTTGctcattgttgttgttgttctcTTCGCCATTGTTGCGGCgttattcctttggaattcttGTTGGGGGAAAAGAGCTATAATTGGTTTCATTGCCAATTATCCTGATGCCGAATTGAGAACTGCAAAGAATGGGCAATATGTCAAGGTTTCAGGGGTAAGTACTTGTTAATTCTGATTTATAGTACTTCTATTCTACTA encodes:
- the LOC113742851 gene encoding uncharacterized protein codes for the protein MAMRNAYREMKGLKVKEVPAKLKPYFTVDYLKNAVQRGLDNYHAKYIQTSSFDPVYHVCIGGMIFSYLVALPEERRHLEHKQHAADHH
- the LOC113742970 gene encoding uncharacterized membrane protein At1g16860, with the translated sequence MGSRFPSHQLSNGLYVSGRPEQPKERTPTMSSVAMPYTGGDIKKSGELGKMFDIPVDGSKSRKSGPVTNAPSRTGSFAGAASHSGPINPNTAARASYSTSGPVSSAGASGSASMKKSNSGPLSKHGEPIKKSSGPQSGGVTPLARQNSGPLAPVLPTTGLITSGPISSGPLNSSGAPRKVSGPLDSMGSVKVHGPSVANNPAVTTLSQEDDYSFKRNFPKPILWAMILLFIMGFIAGGFILGAVHNAILLIVVVVLFAIVAALFLWNSCWGKRAIIGFIANYPDAELRTAKNGQYVKVSGVVTCGNVPLESSFQKVPRCVYTSTSLYEYRGWDSKAANPTHRRFTWGLRSSERHVVDFYISDFQSGLRALVKTGYGARVTPYVQESVVVEVNPLNKELSPDFIRWLGDRNLSSDNRVMRLKEGYIKEGSTVSVMGVVQRNENVLMIVPPPEPFTTGCQWSKCIFPASLEGVVLSCEDASKIDVIPV